A genome region from Triticum aestivum cultivar Chinese Spring chromosome 2B, IWGSC CS RefSeq v2.1, whole genome shotgun sequence includes the following:
- the LOC123039150 gene encoding dirigent protein 1-like, which translates to MAFSSSLQLALLVALVLSTLAPAALAAGSKATRIRLYIHERFEGANATVASPLLRSPLGGNTTFGEPGVIDDELRAGPHPGSDLVSRFQGFFVGTDRAGPSYLSTATLVFTAGERRGSTLTVQGQYHFDFDGAPVERAVVGGTGEFRMARGYSAMKVVSAPTPKTVVFRIDLFVLLPRPGHYF; encoded by the coding sequence ATGGCCTTCTCATCGTCGTTGCAGCTGGCGCTGCTTGTCGCCCTCGTCCTGTCCACCCTGGCGCCCGCCGCTCTCGCGGCCGGCAGCAAGGCCACCCGCATCCGCCTCTACATCCACGAGAGGTTCGAGGGCGCGAACGCGACGGTGGCGTCGCCGCTGCTGCGGTCCCCGCTGGGCGGCAACACCACCTTCGGCGAGCCCGGCGTGATCGACGATGAGCTCCGCGCAGGCCCGCACCCTGGGTCCGACCTCGTCAGCAGATTCCAGGGCTTCTTCGTCGGCACGGACCGGGCCGGGCCGAGCTACCTGTCCACCGCCACACTCGTGTTCACCGCCGGGGAGCGCCGTGGGAGCACGCTGACGGTGCAGGGCCAGTACCATTTCGACTTCGACGGCGCCCCCGTGGAGCGCGCCGTCGTGGGCGGCACGGGGGAGTTCAGGATGGCGCGCGGGTACTCTGCCATGAAGGTCGTCAGCGCGCCGACGCCGAAGACGGTCGTGTTCAGGATCGATCTGTTCGTGCTCCTGCCCCGCCCCGGCCACTACTTCTAG